One Ricinus communis isolate WT05 ecotype wild-type chromosome 1, ASM1957865v1, whole genome shotgun sequence DNA window includes the following coding sequences:
- the LOC8279685 gene encoding UDP-glycosyltransferase 74F2 codes for MEQSSYKAHVLLLPYPGQGHINPMLHFSRRLLSKAIKTTLITSVFISKSMNFGSSIGSVDLDVISDGYDEGGFGDAGSIDDYLARLKTAGSRTLAELIKKHESSSNPVDCVIYEPFLPWALDVAKEHGLFAAAFFTQPCVVDYIYYNIHHKLLKLPVSETPVSISGLPLLELRDMPSFVNVPGSYPAYFQMVLHQFCNTERADNILINTFYKLEQEAVNEMSKVCPVLTIGPTIPSIYLDKRIENDDDYGLDLYALDASISINWMSTKPAGSVVYVAFGSMANLSDKQMEELAWGLNNSNFNFLWVVRACEQSKLPKGFVQELGSKGLIVNWSPQVKVLASEAIGCFFTHSGWNSTIEALSLSVPMVAMPQWTDQPPNAKLVEDVWKVGIRVKVNEDGIVTREEVESCIREVMTGEKGKEMRNNGAKWRELAIEAVSEGGTSDKNIDEFVSKLVSLRS; via the exons ATGGAGCAGTCATCATATAAAGCTCATGTCCTGTTACTTCCATATCCAGGCCAAGGTCATATAAACCCAATGCTCCACTTCTCCAGGCGCTTACTCTCCAAGGCCATCAAAACCACCTTGATAACTTCCGTTTTTATCTCCAAGTCTATGAACTTTGGCTCCTCCATCGGCTCCGTCGACCTCGACGTAATCTCCGACGGTTACGACGAAGGTGGGTTCGGAGATGCAGGCAGCATCGACGATTATCTGGCTCGACTGAAGACCGCGGGTTCGAGAACCCTAGCGGAGCTCATCAAGAAGCACGAAAGCTCTTCCAACCCTGTTGACTGTGTAATATACGAGCCTTTCTTGCCTTGGGCTTTGGATGTGGCCAAAGAGCATGGTCTGTTTGCTGCTGCTTTCTTCACGCAACCTTGTGTTGTTGattatatttactataatATTCACCACAAGCTGCTGAAGTTGCCGGTTTCTGAAACGCCTGTGTCGATTTCCGGGTTGCCTTTGCTTGAGCTCAGGGATATGCCGTCTTTCGTTAATGTTCCTGGTTCATATCCGGCTTACTTTCAGATGGTACTGCATCAGTTTTGTAACACAGAGAGAGCTGATAATATCCTTATCAACACATTCTACAAGCTAGAACAAGAg GCTGTGAATGAGATGTCAAAGGTTTGCCCTGTATTAACAATTGGGCCAACAATTCCATCCATATACTTGGACAAGAGgattgaaaatgatgatgactATGGTCTTGATCTTTATGCCTTAGATGCATCTATTTCCATCAACTGGATGAGCACTAAGCCGGCAGGATCAGTTGTGTATGTAGCCTTTGGTAGCATGGCTAATCTAAGTGACAAGCAAATGGAAGAACTAGCATGGGGTTTAAACAACAGCAACTTCAACTTCCTGTGGGTGGTTAGAGCTTGTGAGCAGTCAAAACTACCTAAAGGATTTGTGCAGGAATTGGGTAGTAAGGGCCTGATTGTGAATTGGAGTCCTCAGGTGAAAGTGCTGGCAAGTGAAGCTATTGGGTGTTTTTTCACACACAGTGGATGGAACTCAACAATTGAGGCATTGAGCTTAAGTGTGCCGATGGTGGCAATGCCTCAGTGGACTGACCAACCACCAAATGCTAAACTTGTTGAAGATGTTTGGAAGGTAGGTATCAGAGTCAAGGTTAATGAAGATGGAATTGTGACACGAGAAGAAGTTGAATCTTGCATCAGAGAAGTAATGACAggagagaaaggaaaagagatgAGAAATAATGGTGCAAAATGGAGGGAATTGGCTATTGAGGCAGTAAGTGAAGGTGGAACATctgataaaaatattgatgaatttgtATCCAAGTTGGTAAGCCTTAGAAGTTAG